A genomic window from Silene latifolia isolate original U9 population chromosome Y, ASM4854445v1, whole genome shotgun sequence includes:
- the LOC141628807 gene encoding uncharacterized protein LOC141628807 produces the protein MSQQVHMDEKWFYMTRTTERYYIILEEDVQYRACQSKRFKTKVMFMCAVSRPVYGDNGEMIFDGKIGIFPFLEEIPAVRNSRNRPAGTLETKPTNSITEEVIKGCLIHYTIPAIKAKWPQKASKDIFIQQDNTRHLIKDNEPEFRAAANSDGFNIHLVFQPPKNPDLNINDLGFFSALQTLQHEKAATTVLELVKNVKDAFVELQQKKLNFNFLTLQIIMVEIMLTKGYNNFTIPHMRKRVLERLGTLPKDLIVDEIIVRECL, from the coding sequence ATGTCACAACAAGTTCACATGGACGAGAAATGGTTCTACATGACTAGAACAACGGAGCGATACTACATTATCCTGGAAGAGGATGTGCAATATCGAGCTTGCCAATCAAAGAGATTTAAAACTAAGGTTATGTTCATGTGTGCGGTCAGTAGACCTGTGTATGGGGATAATGGTGAaatgatttttgatggaaaaattgGGATTTTTCCTTTTCTAGAGGAAATACCAGCAGTGAGAAACAGTAGAAATAGGCCGGCTGGCACATTAGAAACCAAGCCAACCAACTCAATAACGgaagaagtaatcaaaggctGCCTAATTCACTATACAATACCAGCAATCAAGGCAAAATGGCCGCAAAAAGCAAGTAAAGACATATTCATCCAGCAAGATAACACTAGACATCTCATTAAAGACAACGAACCTGAGTTTAGAGCTGCTGCCAACTCAGACGGTTTTAATATTCATTTGGTTTTTCAACCACCAAAAAATCCTGATTTAAATATCAATGACTTGGGATTTTTTAGTGCATTACAAACTCTCCAACATGAAAAGGCAGCCACCACAGTTCTTGAATTGGTCAAAAATGTGAAGGACGCTTTTGTTGAACTTCAACAAAAAAAGCTAAACTTCAATTTTCTTACTCTACAAATAATTATGGTGGAGATTATGTTAACCAAAGGGTACAACAACTTTACCATACCTCATATGAGGAAGAGGGTTTTAGAAAGGCTGGGTACACTCCCAAAAGATCTCATTGTTGATGAGATAATTGTGAGAGAATGTTTGTAG